A window of Variovorax paradoxus genomic DNA:
GGCCGCGCGATGGAGATCGAGGCCGAGATCATCCGGCAGGAAGTGCAGCACGGGAAGATCTGCGAGGACCTGCTCAGGGGCCTGGGCGCGGACCCGAACTGCACCAAGCCGATCAAGCAGTACGCGTTCCACATCCCCTTCGAGGACTGGATCGACCTGGCCTGGTTCCACGCGCTGATCGACCGCGTCGGCCTGTACGTCGGCGTCGAGTGGACCGGCAGCCCTTACCAGCCGCTGGCCGAAGTGTCGGCCGGCCTGGAGGCCGACGAGGAGTTCCACACCAAGTCCGGCTTCCTGCACCTGCGCGAGATCTGCAGCACGCCCGAAGGCAAGGCGGCCGCCCAGGAGCGGCTGCAGAAGTGGTGGACTGCGGCGCTGGACATGTTCGGCAAGTCGAGTTCGGTCAACTCGCCCGTGTACGTCAAGTGGGGCATCAAACAGCACAGTAACGAGGAACTGCGCCAGAAGTACATCGCCGAAGCGCTGCCCGAGATCAGGAAGCTCGGCCTGACGCCCGCCGACAACCTGTTGAACCGTCGCTTCCTCTGAGGAGAGATCCATGTCCATCGAATTTTCCGTCGAGAACGGCATCGGCGTCATCGCGTTCAACCGGCCGCCCGCCAACGCCTACGACCACGCGATGCTGGGCGAGCTCACCGCCGCCGTGCACAAGGTCGCCGAGGATCCGGCGGTGCGCGTGGCGGTGGTGCGCAGCGCCAATCCCAAGTTCTTCTGCACCGGCGCCGACATCACGACACTGCAGAACTCGACGCGCGCCCAGTTCGCGAATTTTCTGACGATTGCGCAGGAAGCGGTGGATGCGATCGGCCGCACGCCCAAGCTGTTCATCGCCGCCATCCAGGGGCATTGCATCGGCGGCGGGCTGGAGATCGCGCTGGGCTGCGATTTCCGCTGGGCCGCGACCGGCAAGTACCGGCTCGGGCTGGCGGAGGTCAATCTCGGCCTGTCGCCCGGCATGGGCGGCACGCAGCGCCTGCCCAGGCTGATCCCCAGGAGCAAGGCATTGCAGATGATGGTCACCGGCGATCCGGTCGGTCCGGAAGAAGCGCTGGCGCTGGGCATCGTCGACAAGCTCGTTGCGGCGGAAAACTTCGACGCCGAGGTGATGGCCTTCGCGCAGAAGCTCGCCGCCGGCCCCACGATGGCCCAGGGCTACATCAAGCTGTCCGTCAACAACGGTCTGGAGACCAGCCTGGCCCAGGGCCTGGCGATGGAGCGGGCGCACCAGAACCAGCTGTTCGCCTCCGAGGACGTCGCCGAGGGCATCAAGGCCTTCCAGGAAAAGCGCCCAGCCCGATTCACCGGCAAGTAAGGCCACCGCAGGATCGCACCATGAGCTATGAATTTCTAGACCTGAGCCGCGCCGCCGACTCCGCGCACATCGCCGTCCTGCGGCTGAATCGCCCGGACAACCTCAACTCCTGGAACCAGAAGATGCGCGAGGAGCTGCGCGACGCGGTCGCCGAACTGGTGGACGACGACCAGCTGCGCGTGCTGGTGATCACCGGCACCGGACGCGCCTTCTCGGCCGGCGAGGACGTGCGCGGCATGAAGGGCCTGGCCGACATCGGCACGCGGGGCTTTCGCCGCGTGGCGCGCGGCATCCACAACGTTTTCGACGAGATCGAGGCGATCGAGGTGCCGGTGATCGCCGCGATCAACGGCGTCGCGGCCGGCGGCGGGCTGGAGCTGGCGCTGTCCTGCGACTTTCGCTTCGCCGCCCAGACCGCGAAGATGGGCTTCCCCGAGAACAACGTCGGCCTGATCCCCGGTTCCGGCGGTTGCTCGCGCCTGGTGACGCAGGTCGGCCTGTCCAAGGCCAAGCGCCTGGTGATGACCGGCGAGATGGTGATGGCCGACAAGGCGCTGGAATACGGCCTGGTCGACGAGGTGGTCGCGCCGGAGCAGTTGATCGAGCACACGATGGCCTTCGCCCGCGTGCTGGCGGCCAAGGCGCCCCAGGCCCTGGGCCTGGCGAAAGTGGTGCTGAACAACTGCGCCAAGGTCGATCCCGACACGGCGCGCAACTTCGAGCGCCTCGGCCAGAGCATTCTGAAGAAGACCGAGGACCATGCCGAAGGCGCGAAGGCCTTCGTCGAGAAGCGGCCGGCGAACTTCACCGGGCGCTGACCGCCCGCTCGAGCAAGTTCAGATGAGCAGCATCCCCGACTGGAAACCCGCGATCGCCGTCGACCGGCTGAGCGATGACCGCTTCCACGCGGCGCAAGCCGGCGACCACAAGCTGATCGTCCTGCGCGCGGACGGCGAGATCGTCGCCTACCGCGACGCCTGCCCGCACGAAGGCTACGCGCTCAGCGTCACAGGCGAGCGCCAGGACTTCGTCATCGTGTGCAACAAGCACCTCTGGAAATTCGACGCCGCCACCGGCGAGCACATCAGCCGCATCCCGCGGCCGCAGTGCAACCTCAAGCGCTACCCGGTGCGCGAGGTGGACGGCATGGTCGAAGTGGACGTCAGCGCGCAGCCCGCAACGTCGTGACCACGGTCGACGGCGCGATGGCCGCGCACACGAGCGGCTACTCCGCCTTGATGCCGCGGACCTGATCAACTTGCCGAGCGTGTTGTACTCGCGTTGCAGGTGAGCCGCGAATTCCGCCTGGCTGCTCATCACCGGCTCGGCATTCAGCTCGTTCAGCCGCGCCAGCACGTCGGGCGACTTCAAGGCCTTGCCGAACTCGGTGGTGATGCGCGCCACCACCGCTGCCGGCGCTTCCGACGAAGCGTCCTTCATCACCGGGACCACGCTGATGGTCGATGGCGGCCTTCACATCAGGTAGCCGCACCCATGATCATCGAGAACCCCGACGACCTCACGCGCGCGGTGCTAGCCGAAGTGGAGCGCACGCCAGACGCGCGGCTGCGCCGCATCCTGCACTCCGCCGTGCAGCATCTGCACGGCTTCGTGCGAGATAGCGAACTGACCGAGGCCGAGTTCCGCCAGCTCTGCGGCGCGATCGCCAAGGCCGGCCATCTCACCACGCCCTCGCACAACGAAGTGGTGCTGGCCGCCGGTTCACTCGGCGTCTCGGCGCTGGTCTGTCTGATGAACAACGGCGAAGGCGGCCGGCGCGAGACCACCGCCAACCTGATGGGGCCGTTCTGGCGCATGGGCTCGCCGGTCACCCCGGACGGCGGATCGATCGTGCGCTCGCGCACGCCCGGCGACCCGGTGTTTGTCGACGCCCGGGTGCGCGACCAGGCAGGCCACCCGGTCGCCGGCGCCGAGGTCGACATCTGGCAGGCCTCGGGCGAAGGCTATTACGAGAACCAGGATCCGCAGCAGGGCGACATGAACCTGCGCGGCAAGTTCGTCACCGACGGCGAAGGCCACATTCGCTTCCGCACGATCAAGCCGTCCGGCTACCCGATCCCCGTGAGCGGACCAGTCGGCGCGCTGCTCAGGGCCCAGGGCCGGCACAACATGCGGCCCGCCCACATCCACTTCATGATCCGCAAGCCGGGGTTCAAGACGCAATTCTCGCAGCTGTATTCCAACGACGACCCGTTCCTGGAGACCGACGTTCAGTTCGGCGTCACGCGTGCACTGGTCGGCCGCTACGTGCCGCACGACGGCGCCGCCCCCGATGCCGACGTGCAGGGTCGCTGGTATTCGCTGGAACACGAATTCGTCATCTCCGCCGGCGACGACTCCTTGCCGCCGCCGCCCATCACCGCGAAAACCGGGGACCCACGCCCGCCGCTCGTGGTGCTGCAACGAAGCAAGGAAGCAAGCTGAAATGATCGACGACAAGGAGCGGCAGAAAGCCGCCGATGCGCTGCTGAAGGCGGGCCAGGAATGCAAGCCCATCACGCAGGTCAGCAAGACCTGGCCCGGGATGGAGATCGAGGACGCTTACGCCGTGCAGCAAATGTGGGCCGAGCGCCGCGTGCAGGCCGGCGCCCGCGTCGTCGGGCACAAGATCGGCCTGACATCGCGCGCGATGCAGATGGCGTCCAAGATGACGGAGCCCGATTACGGCGTGCTGCTGGACGACATGCTCTATGCCGACGGCGCCCGGATCCCGGCTTCCAGGTTCTCTGCCCCGCGCCTGGAGGTAGAACTTGCCTTCGTGCGGGGCAAGCGGGTCGGCGGCAGGAACGTGACGATGTACGACGTGCTCGACGCCACGGCCTACGTGACGCCGGCGCTGGAGATCATCGACTACCGCACCGAGGTGCCGCGCCACATCGTCGACACGATCGCCGACAACGCCGCTGCCGCCGCGATGGTGACGGGCGGACGCGTTGTGCGGCCGATGGACGTCGACCTGCGCTGGTGCGCGGCCACGCTGTCGAAGAACGGCGTGATCGAGGAGTCAGGTGTGTCGGCGGCCATCATGGGTCATCCCGCGATGGGCATCGTCTGGCTGGCCAACCGGCTGGCGCGTCATGACATCGTGCTCGAGCCCGGGCACATCCTGCTGGCCGGCTCCTTCACGCGCCCGGTGTCGGTGGCGACCGGCGACGTGATCCACGCCGACTTCGGGCCGCTCGGCTCCATTGGCGTTTCCTTTTCTTGACGGCCCGATCCCCGGAGAGCTCCCCATGAACACGCTGCACCGCCGCGCCCTGCTGGCCCTCGCCTCGGCATTCGTCACCACGGTCGCCTTCGCGCAGGCGCCCGAATGGGCACCGACCAGGCCGGTGCGCATCATCGTGCCGATCGTGGGCAGCACCAACGATGTGCTGGCGCGGCTGGTCGCGCCCAAGCTCGGCGAGGCGCTGGGGCAGCCGGTCATCGTGGAGAACAAGCCGGGCGCCGGCGGCAACATCGGCGCCGACATGGTGGCCAAGGCGCAGCCGGACGGCCATACGCTTCTGATCGGCTACAACGGGCCGCTGGCCATCAATGTCACGCTGTTCGACAAGATCCCCTTCGACCCGGTGAAGGACCTGCAGCCGCTGACGCTTGCGGTCAAGTCACCGCAGTACCTGGTGGTGAACCCGAACTCCGGCATCACCAGCGTGCAGGACCTGGTGGTGTCGGCGAAGGCGCAGCCGGGCAAGTTTTCCTATGCGTCGGTGGCCGTCGGCAGCGCCTCACATCTCACCATGGAGATGCTGAAGCTGGCCGCCGGCATCCCCATCACGCATATCCCGTATCGCGGCGCCGGTCCTGCGGTCACCGACCTGCTGGCCGGCAACGTGCAGGCGGCATTCTTCGTGCCGGGCAACGTGCAGCAGTTCGTCAAGGAAGGCAAGCTCCGGCTGCTCGCTTCCAGCGGCACGAAGCGCTTCCCGAGCACGCCCGAAGTGCCGACTCTGATCGAGAGCGGCTACAAGGATTTCGAGGCGACTTCCTGGATCGGCTTTCTCACCACTGCCAACACGCCCAGGCCGATCGTCGATCGCTACCACCGCGAGCTGGTGAAGATCCTGCATTCGCCGGAGATCGCGGCGCGCCTGCGCGAGATGGAATTCGAGGTGGTCGCCGGCACGCCGGAGCAGTTCGCAGGCTGGATAAAGTCGGAGATCGGCCGCTGGGGCAAGGTCATCAAGGCGACGGGCGCCAAGGCGGAATGAACTTCGCCTAGGTCGCCGCAGGCCCCGGCACGAACACGTCGCTAAAGAAGTGCGCCGCATCGAGGCCGAGCTCCTGCACGCAAGCCTTCTTCACCGCCGCCACCATCGGCGGTGCGCCGCAGCAGTAGACCTCATGGCCCGCGAGGGAAGGGCAGTGGGCGCGGACGGCATCGTCGACGCGGCCATGGAAGCCGCCCAGCGCCTGGGCGTCGTCCGCGTTCTCCAGCGCCGCGATGAAGCTGAAGCCGGGCATCAGCTTCTTCCAGCGCTCGACCGCCGCCATCAGGTACAGCCCGCCGCTGTTGCGGCCGCCCCAGACCAGGGTCACCGGACGCTTGACCCCTTTCTTCACCATGTCGTCCAGCAGGGACTTGACCGGCGCGAAGCCGGTCCCGCCGACCACGCACAGCATCGGGGCCGAGCTCTCTTCCTTCAGCTCGAAATTGCCGAACGGCAGCTCCACCTGCAGCAGATCGCCCTGCTGCAGCGTCGGCACGATCTGCGTGAACTGGCCGCCCGGGACGTGGCGGATGTGCAGCTGCAGCGTGTCGCTTTCGTGCGGCGGATTGGCCATCGAATACGAGCGGCGGCTGCCATCGGGCAGCGCGACCTGCAGGTACTGGCCGGCCTTGAACTTTGCACGCTGGCCGGCAGGCAGCCGCAGCTGCAGCACGCTGACGTCGTCCGCCGCCAGCGTGTTGCGGAACACCTTGACGGTCAGCTGCTTGCGCGCCGACGGGTCGAAGCGGTGCCAGGCCGTGGGCACGATCTCCAGGTCGCCTTGCGGCAGGCACTGGCAGTACAGCACCTGGCCCGCTGCCGCGACATCGTTCGGCGGGCACTGCACCGATCCGGAGGCGATGCCGCCGGCGCAGTTCCCGCACACGCCCTTGCGGCAGGAATAGGGCATCTCGATGCCGGCCTTCAGGCCCGCGTCGAGGATGTTCTGTCCCGGTTCGCAGGAAAAATGCTGGTCGCTGCCGGCGATGCGGATGTCGTAGGCCATGGAGTGGAAATCCGGGGAAGGGGAAGTCAGGAGATGCCGGCGACCAGGCGCAGGCTGCGCAGCAAGGCATCGGGCCGGGCCTGGCCCGTGCCGGCGATGTCCATCGCGCTGCCATGACCGGTGCTGGCCAGCAGCACCTCGCCGCCGATCGACAGGGCGCTGGCCGCCTGCGGCGCCAGCAGCTTGACGGGGATGTGGCCCTGGTCGTGCAGCATCGCGACGTACAGGTCGTGCTTGCGGTCGGCCAGCAGCACGTCGGCGCCGGCCGGGCCGTCGACGGCGATGCCCTGTTCGCGCAGCCGAAGCGCCGCCGGCACCACGAGCTCCGCGTCCTCGGGCCCGAACAAGCGGCCTTCGGAGGCGTGCGGGTTGATGCCGAACAATGCCACCCTGGGCTGCGCCAGCCCCAGCATGCCGCAGGCGCGCACGCCGGCCTGGGTCGCGGCCACGATCAGGTCGGGCGTGATGCGGGCCAGCGCCGTCGCCACGCTCTCGTGCAGCGTCACGTGCACGATGCGCAGGCCGCCGCCCACCAGCATCAGGAAGACGCTGTGTTCGTCCTGGCCGCAGGCCCGCGCCACCAGCGAGGGATAGCCGCTGAAGGAGATGCCGGCCTGGTGGATCGCCGTCTCATGGTGCGGGCCGGCGACCACGGCGTCGAACTCGCCTGCCCGGCACGCCTGGATCGCCAGCGTGGCCGAAGCGACGGCACTGGCGCCGGCCTGCGCATTCACCTGGCCTGGCAGGGCCGCGGCGGCGGGCAGTTCTCCCACCGGCCGCAGCGCCATACCCAGGAAGACAGCTTCCATGCCGCAGGCTGTGGCCGTGCGCCGCAGCACTTCGGCCGGCCCGAACACCGTGATCTGCAGGCGGTCCTCCCCACGCAGCGCGGCCAGCGCCTTGAGCACGATCTCGGGCCCGATCCCGTTCGGGTCGCCGACCGACAGCGCGATCCTTCTCATGGGCGGCTCACAGCGGCAGGGCCATCAGCGTGTCCGTCACGGTGCTGTCGCACACGGCCACCCGTTCGGCCAGCAGCAGCTTGCCGCCGTCCATCACGAAGCGGTCGTGGTACTCGCCGGTGGCGAACACCATGGTCTCGCCGGTGGCCATGATCCGCGCCACCAGGAAGGGCGTGCGGGCCACCGCCTGGTCGTCTCTCGCGCTTTCGACCAGCGGAATGCCCAGCAGGTGCCGGTAGCGGTGGCGCTCGTAGATGTTGGCCTCGCGCAGGGCGGCGATGCGGTCCTCCAGCATGGCGCGCGAGTCGGCGTAGACGATGCCCGAGGGCAGGCCTTCCTTCTCGTTCTCGACGTTGGTGATGCGGTAGGTGCAGGCTTCGGTGAAGAAGGCCGGCCATTGCTCCAGCGCTTCGCTGTCGATCGCATTGGCATAGGAGGCGTTGAAGGCGCAAAGCGCCAGCAGGTCGATCATTGGAATTTCCTTTGCGGCTCAGGCGCACATGTGGTGGCGATAGGCCTTCCAGAAGCCGCGCACCGAAGCCTCGGTGGCGCGCCCTTCGCTGGAAGCCGCCTGGTCGCCGCCCATCTCGATGATGGCTTCCAGCCCCTGGGCCCCGGCGATGCCGCGCTGCACGAAGCCGCCGACGGCGCCGTCTTCCATCGAGATGAAGCCGGCCGGCCCGACCAGGTTCTGCTGCTTGAGGCGGACCTTGCGCTGCTCCGGCGTGTCGTCGGTGTAGCCGATGTAGGTCCAGTTGAGTTCACTTCGCTCCTGGCCCTTGGGCAGCACCTGGCGCACGGCCAGGCAGTTCTGGATCTGCTGCAGCACGAAGCCGGGGAAGACCGACAGGATCTGCAGCGTGATGCCGTCGTCGTACTCCTTGAAGCCCGCCAGCACGCTCGGGTCCTTCAGCCGGTATTTCGAGTCGTCGGAGCGAATGCCCTGCTGCTTGTACGACTCGTCGGCCGCATCGGGGTCGGTCATCGAGTAGCTCACGTGATGGCCGCCGGACTCGTCAACGATCAGTCCGCCCTTTTGCGACAGGCGGTTCAGCTCGAAGGTGGTGAAGAACAGGTGCAGCAGGCTGGCGTGGTAGCTGTCCTTGACGTTCTCCATGTACAGCTTCCAGTTGTTCGGCAGGGCCTGGGTGAAGCGGCCGATCACCTCGACCGGCTTGTGCAGCACCCGCTCGATGCGCTGGCAAATTTCCGGTCCCAGGTAGTCCTCGATGCCTGGCACGTCCTCGCTGAAGCTGCCGAACACCAGGCCGCAGTAGACGGCGACGCGCAGCTTCCGCGGCCCGTGGTCTTCCTTGCAGAAGCTCTTGGCCATGCCGCCCTGGCCCTTGACGCCGGCCTCGAAGGCGACGCCGGTCAGGTCGCCCTGGCGGTTGTAGCTCCACGCGTGGTAGACGCACTGGAAGCCGTCGACCTTGCCCGATTTCTCCAGTGCGATCAACGCGCCGCGGTGGGCGCAGCGGTTCTCGAAGGCGTAGATCTCGCCGTCGTCGTCCTTCACCACCACCACCGGCGTATCGCCGACGAAGGTGGTGCGAAAGCTCCCACTCTCCGGCAGGTCGGCCTCCAGGCACAGGTAGTTCCAGGTCTCGCCGCGGTAGATCCTCTCCTGCTCCTGCGCCGCGGCCTGGTTGTCGGTGTAGACCGCGAAAGGCACGCGCGTCAGGCCCGGGCCCTTCCATTGAATCGTTTGTTCCATGATGCT
This region includes:
- a CDS encoding aromatic-ring-hydroxylating dioxygenase subunit beta gives rise to the protein MIDLLALCAFNASYANAIDSEALEQWPAFFTEACTYRITNVENEKEGLPSGIVYADSRAMLEDRIAALREANIYERHRYRHLLGIPLVESARDDQAVARTPFLVARIMATGETMVFATGEYHDRFVMDGGKLLLAERVAVCDSTVTDTLMALPL
- a CDS encoding Bug family tripartite tricarboxylate transporter substrate binding protein, whose protein sequence is MNTLHRRALLALASAFVTTVAFAQAPEWAPTRPVRIIVPIVGSTNDVLARLVAPKLGEALGQPVIVENKPGAGGNIGADMVAKAQPDGHTLLIGYNGPLAINVTLFDKIPFDPVKDLQPLTLAVKSPQYLVVNPNSGITSVQDLVVSAKAQPGKFSYASVAVGSASHLTMEMLKLAAGIPITHIPYRGAGPAVTDLLAGNVQAAFFVPGNVQQFVKEGKLRLLASSGTKRFPSTPEVPTLIESGYKDFEATSWIGFLTTANTPRPIVDRYHRELVKILHSPEIAARLREMEFEVVAGTPEQFAGWIKSEIGRWGKVIKATGAKAE
- a CDS encoding Rieske (2Fe-2S) protein; the encoded protein is MSSIPDWKPAIAVDRLSDDRFHAAQAGDHKLIVLRADGEIVAYRDACPHEGYALSVTGERQDFVIVCNKHLWKFDAATGEHISRIPRPQCNLKRYPVREVDGMVEVDVSAQPATS
- the hpaH gene encoding 2-oxo-hept-4-ene-1,7-dioate hydratase, giving the protein MIDDKERQKAADALLKAGQECKPITQVSKTWPGMEIEDAYAVQQMWAERRVQAGARVVGHKIGLTSRAMQMASKMTEPDYGVLLDDMLYADGARIPASRFSAPRLEVELAFVRGKRVGGRNVTMYDVLDATAYVTPALEIIDYRTEVPRHIVDTIADNAAAAAMVTGGRVVRPMDVDLRWCAATLSKNGVIEESGVSAAIMGHPAMGIVWLANRLARHDIVLEPGHILLAGSFTRPVSVATGDVIHADFGPLGSIGVSFS
- a CDS encoding FAD-binding oxidoreductase, translating into MAYDIRIAGSDQHFSCEPGQNILDAGLKAGIEMPYSCRKGVCGNCAGGIASGSVQCPPNDVAAAGQVLYCQCLPQGDLEIVPTAWHRFDPSARKQLTVKVFRNTLAADDVSVLQLRLPAGQRAKFKAGQYLQVALPDGSRRSYSMANPPHESDTLQLHIRHVPGGQFTQIVPTLQQGDLLQVELPFGNFELKEESSAPMLCVVGGTGFAPVKSLLDDMVKKGVKRPVTLVWGGRNSGGLYLMAAVERWKKLMPGFSFIAALENADDAQALGGFHGRVDDAVRAHCPSLAGHEVYCCGAPPMVAAVKKACVQELGLDAAHFFSDVFVPGPAAT
- a CDS encoding PdxA family dehydrogenase, whose product is MRRIALSVGDPNGIGPEIVLKALAALRGEDRLQITVFGPAEVLRRTATACGMEAVFLGMALRPVGELPAAAALPGQVNAQAGASAVASATLAIQACRAGEFDAVVAGPHHETAIHQAGISFSGYPSLVARACGQDEHSVFLMLVGGGLRIVHVTLHESVATALARITPDLIVAATQAGVRACGMLGLAQPRVALFGINPHASEGRLFGPEDAELVVPAALRLREQGIAVDGPAGADVLLADRKHDLYVAMLHDQGHIPVKLLAPQAASALSIGGEVLLASTGHGSAMDIAGTGQARPDALLRSLRLVAGIS
- a CDS encoding dioxygenase, whose translation is MIIENPDDLTRAVLAEVERTPDARLRRILHSAVQHLHGFVRDSELTEAEFRQLCGAIAKAGHLTTPSHNEVVLAAGSLGVSALVCLMNNGEGGRRETTANLMGPFWRMGSPVTPDGGSIVRSRTPGDPVFVDARVRDQAGHPVAGAEVDIWQASGEGYYENQDPQQGDMNLRGKFVTDGEGHIRFRTIKPSGYPIPVSGPVGALLRAQGRHNMRPAHIHFMIRKPGFKTQFSQLYSNDDPFLETDVQFGVTRALVGRYVPHDGAAPDADVQGRWYSLEHEFVISAGDDSLPPPPITAKTGDPRPPLVVLQRSKEAS
- a CDS encoding aromatic ring-hydroxylating dioxygenase subunit alpha translates to MMEQTIQWKGPGLTRVPFAVYTDNQAAAQEQERIYRGETWNYLCLEADLPESGSFRTTFVGDTPVVVVKDDDGEIYAFENRCAHRGALIALEKSGKVDGFQCVYHAWSYNRQGDLTGVAFEAGVKGQGGMAKSFCKEDHGPRKLRVAVYCGLVFGSFSEDVPGIEDYLGPEICQRIERVLHKPVEVIGRFTQALPNNWKLYMENVKDSYHASLLHLFFTTFELNRLSQKGGLIVDESGGHHVSYSMTDPDAADESYKQQGIRSDDSKYRLKDPSVLAGFKEYDDGITLQILSVFPGFVLQQIQNCLAVRQVLPKGQERSELNWTYIGYTDDTPEQRKVRLKQQNLVGPAGFISMEDGAVGGFVQRGIAGAQGLEAIIEMGGDQAASSEGRATEASVRGFWKAYRHHMCA
- a CDS encoding Phenylacetic acid catabolic protein, which encodes METVEHIPAGTYKQGDPAMPAEFRDMLVKLLLDEHLENNGNTEYRKILAKIADAGMRYAPHGRAMEIEAEIIRQEVQHGKICEDLLRGLGADPNCTKPIKQYAFHIPFEDWIDLAWFHALIDRVGLYVGVEWTGSPYQPLAEVSAGLEADEEFHTKSGFLHLREICSTPEGKAAAQERLQKWWTAALDMFGKSSSVNSPVYVKWGIKQHSNEELRQKYIAEALPEIRKLGLTPADNLLNRRFL
- a CDS encoding enoyl-CoA hydratase/isomerase family protein, whose protein sequence is MSIEFSVENGIGVIAFNRPPANAYDHAMLGELTAAVHKVAEDPAVRVAVVRSANPKFFCTGADITTLQNSTRAQFANFLTIAQEAVDAIGRTPKLFIAAIQGHCIGGGLEIALGCDFRWAATGKYRLGLAEVNLGLSPGMGGTQRLPRLIPRSKALQMMVTGDPVGPEEALALGIVDKLVAAENFDAEVMAFAQKLAAGPTMAQGYIKLSVNNGLETSLAQGLAMERAHQNQLFASEDVAEGIKAFQEKRPARFTGK
- a CDS encoding enoyl-CoA hydratase/isomerase family protein → MSYEFLDLSRAADSAHIAVLRLNRPDNLNSWNQKMREELRDAVAELVDDDQLRVLVITGTGRAFSAGEDVRGMKGLADIGTRGFRRVARGIHNVFDEIEAIEVPVIAAINGVAAGGGLELALSCDFRFAAQTAKMGFPENNVGLIPGSGGCSRLVTQVGLSKAKRLVMTGEMVMADKALEYGLVDEVVAPEQLIEHTMAFARVLAAKAPQALGLAKVVLNNCAKVDPDTARNFERLGQSILKKTEDHAEGAKAFVEKRPANFTGR